Proteins from one Juglans microcarpa x Juglans regia isolate MS1-56 chromosome 1S, Jm3101_v1.0, whole genome shotgun sequence genomic window:
- the LOC121245963 gene encoding protein high chlorophyll fluorescent 107 produces the protein MPFLPSSSSSSNCNFTVFYTSQSPHRLSKLSFKIPILPLHHFSSSPSYLSVTSCSSQDSPPPVLEKDSSVPTKEISTEDVVSKKDSYPQKVLVVRRPVMESSGDGESEESEEDADLRSSAIDAGLKEFAKKMPLFEPERVEASGLQLEKPLAVNLDLALYKAKGLARRFRYEEAQEILEKCIYYWPEDGRASVALGKILSKQSKMAEARVVYEKGCQATQGENPYLWQCWAVLENKMGNIRRARELFDAATVANKRHIAAWHGWAVLEIKQGNIKKARQLLAKALKFCGGNEYVYQTLAMLEAKANRNEQARYLFRQATKCNPKSCASWLAWAQLEIQQENNTVARLLFEKAVQASPKNRFAWHVWGVFEANMGNMEKGRKLLKIGHVLNPRDPVLLQSLALLEYKYSSTNLARVLFRRASELDPRHQPVWVAWGWMEWKEGNIAKARELYQIALSINSTSESAARCLQAWGVLEQRLGNLSAARRLFRSSLNINSQSYVTWMTWASLEEDQGNSVRAEEIRNLYFQQRTEVVDDASWVMGFLDIIDPAIDSIKRLLKFSRESLNKGKESLENITENNGNSIDEDSVGLSSGLSGGKDTESSGTGIDLDAFISEKLSLDPSKLDVQLESYKVSVTSRTRPRRI, from the exons ATGccatttcttccttcttcttcttcttcttcgaatTGTAACTTCACCGTCTTCTATACGTCCCAAAGCCCACACAGACTATCCAAACTCTCCTTCAAAATCCCCATTTTACCTCTCCATCACTTCTCCTCCTCGCCGTCTTATCTCTCCGTAACGTCATGCTCTTCCCAAGATTCGCCCCCACCGGTTCTGGAGAAAGACTCGTCTGTACCTACCAAAGAGATCAGTACCGAAGACGTCGTCTCCAAGAAGGATTCTTATCCGCAGAAAGTGCTCGTCGTTCGCCGTCCCGTGATGGAGTCTTCTGGTGACGgcgagagtgaagaaagtgaagAAGACGCGGATTTGAGGTCTTCGGCCATCGATGCTGGCCTCAAGGAGTTCGCGAAGAAGATGCCGTTGTTCGAGCCGGAGAGAGTGGAGGCATCGGGATTGCAGCTGGAGAAGCCGCTTGCCGTGAACTTGGACTTGGCGCTGTATAAAGCGAAAGGTTTAGCAAGGAGGTTTCGGTATGAAGAAGCCCAGGAAATACTTGAGAAG TGCATATATTATTGGCCGGAAGATGGGCGGGCTTCAGTGGCGTTGGGGAAGATATTGAGTAAGCAATCGAAAATGGCGGAAGCTAGAGTTGTGTATGAGAAAGGTTGCCAGGCTACTCAAGGAGAAAATCCCTACTTGTGGCAg TGTTGGGCTGTTTTGGAAAACAAGATGGGAAATATAAGAAGAGCAAGAGAATTATTTGATGCAGCAACTGTTGCCAATAAAAGGCACATAGCTGCCTGGCATGGTTGGGCAGTTTTAGAGATAAAACAGGGAAATATAAAGAAAGCGAGACAACTGCTGGCCAAAGCTTTAAAATTTTGTGGTGGAAATGAATATGTATATCAAACGCTTGCAATGCTGGAAGCTAAAGCAAATCGCAATGAGCAGGCTCGGTATTTGTTCAGGCAGGCCACTAAGTGTAACCCCAAAAGCTGTGCCAGTTGGCTT GCATGGGCACAATTGGAGATCCAACAAGAAAACAACACCGTTGCTAGGCTGCTATTTGag AAAGCAGTCCAGGCAAGTCCCAAGAATAGGTTTGCATGGCATGTGTGGGGAGTTTTTGAAGCAAATATGGGCAATATGGAGAAGGGGAGAAAACTACTAAAAATAGGCCATGTACTTAATCCTAGGGATCCCGTTCTCCTTCAGTCTCTTGCTTTATTGGAATATAAATACTCATCTACGAACCTTGCTCGGGTGCTGTTCAGGAGAGCATCTGAATTGGATCCAAGGCACCAACCAGTATGGGTT GCATGGGGATGGATGGAATGGAAAGAAGGAAACATCGCAAAGGCAAGGGAATTGTACCAAATAGCCCTGTCAATTAACTCTACTAGTGAAAGTGCTGCTCGATGTCTTCAG GCTTGGGGTGTTCTTGAACAGAGGCTTGGTAATTTATCAGCAGCCAGGAGATTATTTAGGTCCTCGTtgaatataaattcacaaagtTATGTAACCTGGATGACATGGGCATCATTGGAGGAGGATCAGGGCAATTCTGTACGTGCTGAGGAAATACGAAACCTCTATTTTCAGCAG CGTACAGAAGTTGTGGATGATGCTTCATGGGTTATGGGATTCTTAGATATCATTGATCCAGCAATTGATAGCATAAAGAGGCTCTTGAAGTTTAGCCGGGAATCATTAAACAAGGGAAAGGAATCTCTGGAAAATATAACAGAAAATAATGGAAATAGCATTGATGAGGACTCTGTTGGCCTCTCCTCTGGCTTGTCCGGAGGCAAAGACACAGAAAGTAGTGGGACTGGAATTGATTTGGATGCTTTCATCAGTGAAAAGTTATCTCTAGACCCATCGAAGCTGGATGTTCAGCTGGAATCATACAAGGTTTCTGTTACCAGCAGAACTAGACCTAGAAGAATATGA